GTGCTGTTTCAGGTGGTAGTACAGTTTGAAGCAGCGGTCACACTTGTCACAACGGAAAAGGTTGTCCAGCTGAGAAATCTGGACCTCCACCACTTCAATATTCTCAAGGGTCTTGGAGGCTATCATAGCCTCTTCCTGCACAACCACTATGTCATCTTCATCCTTTTTTACCACATGGAGTGTCTGCTCTCCATGCTGGTACTTGCTGGTGATGTCGGCCAACAAAGCCAAAGCCGAGTCATCTGAGGAGGGTTCGGTACTCCTGGCAGCATCTAGCACTTCCACCAGGCCACTATCCACCACCTCGATATGTTCCTCGCCAACCTCTACTTCGATTTCAACTGCTTCAGTCTCAAGCAAAGGAAGTGTCTCAGTGATCACATTGGAGGTCTCTGCAATCTTCCTCTTCTTAGCCTTGCTCTTTCCAGCCAAGGCCTGGGATGAGTTTAATGAGGTTGTACCATTGCTTCTGGATGCGAGAAGATGACAACTGTTgaaactattttattatttaatgggATAGTTTAGAATAATATAAAGGtgcataaataatgacataatttgtatttttgggcaaactaaccctttaaaataaaatcagacaCAATTAAACTTTCAAAAACTAGAATAAGTGAGTAACCTGTTATTTAAGGCCTTGATTGCTTCCTGCATTTGAAGGTACTCTGCAGCTCTCCAGACATCACTGACTTCTGCCTCACAATTTACAGCTAATGTGGCTGTGTAGGTGAATTCCATCAGATGGTGGAAGGCAGAGTTGCTTACCCCTTGTCAATACAACAGATATAAAAAGATAGATTAAGGGGAAACACTCCCATGTTTCTTTATTCCACACACACTTGAATGAATTGTTACTTACCCTCAATCTCCACTAGAGGCTCTAGAGTGAAATCCTGGAAGAATTTGTGGAAAAACTGACTGCAGGCTGCTAGTACAGCTTTGTGGGCTCTAAACTGATGTCCTGTTAAAGTAACCACAATAATCAGCCACTtccaatatttaaatgtataacacTGCTAAATTCAGAGGCATTGGAGTGAGATGTACAGACACTGGCAACCTTACCATCCACAATGAGAGTGATGTCTGTGAACTGATCCAGTTGACGTTGCTCATTCAGTTTGTCAAGCATGACTTTATAATGGGCTGGAAACTTATGCCCACAGTCATCAACATCAACATCACCATCAACAGACATGGTTCAGCCC
This is a stretch of genomic DNA from Myxocyprinus asiaticus isolate MX2 ecotype Aquarium Trade chromosome 24, UBuf_Myxa_2, whole genome shotgun sequence. It encodes these proteins:
- the LOC127415139 gene encoding zinc finger protein 131-like isoform X1, translating into MSVDGDVDVDDCGHKFPAHYKVMLDKLNEQRQLDQFTDITLIVDGHQFRAHKAVLAACSQFFHKFFQDFTLEPLVEIEGVSNSAFHHLMEFTYTATLAVNCEAEVSDVWRAAEYLQMQEAIKALNNSFNSCHLLASRSNGTTSLNSSQALAGKSKAKKRKIAETSNVITETLPLLETEAVEIEVEVGEEHIEVVDSGLVEVLDAARSTEPSSDDSALALLADITSKYQHGEQTLHVVKKDEDDIVVVQEEAMIASKTLENIEVVEVQISQLDNLFRCDKCDRCFKLYYHLKQHLKTHTATPDRSFVCRHCGKSYAREGALKQHLNNYHYEAEEQSRRQKKKVHVCDYCEKQFDHFGHFKEHLRKHTGEKPFECPECHERFARNSTLKCHMSACQNGSGAKKGRKKLYECQVCSSVFNGWEQFKDHLVTHTGEKPNHCTICDQWFTQPRDLQTHMQEFHGLQEKVIVTEEVMISDQTTVLAMAEVEEVGERVILEDEMRVEHVMVEPVDIVAVEETLVVEEETQLEPSPSVGGVEETVVLQVEDERLKEQAMEIQMEHVSVAEPEDSEGQQEAVDGLKEEKITNV